CGACGACCCGCATGCGGACGACTTCGTCGCGACGGTCGACATCCGCAACCTCGTCGAGGAGGCCGGCTACGGCACGGTCGACGTGCGAGTGACGCCGGAGCGGCTGCTCGGCTACCTCACCGACCCCTTCGAGCCGCACCGGCTGTTCGTGGCGCGGGCCGACGGACGCATCGTCGCGCGCGGACTCTACGAGACCCTCGCCGACCCGGACTCGACGGCGTGCTGGATCGACGTGCGCGTGCATCCCGACCATCGGCGCCGCGGCGTCGGCACAGCCCTCGCAGACCACCTGGAGGCCCTCGCCCGTGCGGAAGGCCGCAGCCACGCGATCGTCTACATCGTCTCGCCCGACGGTCCGGGCCCGCGGCTGCCGTCGCCGACCGGGGCCGGGTCGCTGCCCGCGGCGAACCCCGAGGTCCGCTTCCTGCGGCGGCGCGGCTACCGCCTCGAGCAGGTCGTGCGCGCCAGCCGTCTGCCGCTGCCGCTCGACGCGGCCGAGCTCGCCGTGCGGGTGCGCGCCGCCCGCGCGCGCAGCGGCGACGGGTACCGCGTGCACCGATGGGAGGGGCCGACCCCGGCACGGTTCCTCGACGATGTGGCCGTGCTGCTCACCCGGATGAGCACCGACGCCCCGCAGTCGGGTCTCGACGAGCCGGAGGACGTCTGGACGGCCGAACGGGTCGCCCGGCACGAGACGCACACGACCGCCGACGGCGCCGGACTGCTCACCGCCGCCGTCGAGCACCTCGCCAGCAGCCGCCTGGTCGGCTTCACCCAGCTCGGACTGCCGGCCGACCGCATCCGCCCCGTCGACCAGTTCGACACCCTCGTGCTGCGCGAGCACCGCGGCCACGCGCTCGGGATGCTGCTCAAGCTCGAGAACCTCGCGGAGCTCGCCTCCCGGCATCCCGGCCGCCCCTCGGTACTCACCTGGAACGCCGAGGAGAACCGGCACATGCTCGCCGTCAACGAGGAGATCGGCTTCCAGCCGATGGGCTACGAGGGTGCGTGGCGGCTCGACCTCGACTGAGGCCGTGACCTCCGCTCAGTCTCGCGAGATGGCGAGCATCCGCAGGATCTCGAGGTACAGCCAGATGACGGTGACCATGAT
The Protaetiibacter larvae DNA segment above includes these coding regions:
- a CDS encoding GNAT family N-acetyltransferase gives rise to the protein MGEILIDEVPLPATLVDDPHADDFVATVDIRNLVEEAGYGTVDVRVTPERLLGYLTDPFEPHRLFVARADGRIVARGLYETLADPDSTACWIDVRVHPDHRRRGVGTALADHLEALARAEGRSHAIVYIVSPDGPGPRLPSPTGAGSLPAANPEVRFLRRRGYRLEQVVRASRLPLPLDAAELAVRVRAARARSGDGYRVHRWEGPTPARFLDDVAVLLTRMSTDAPQSGLDEPEDVWTAERVARHETHTTADGAGLLTAAVEHLASSRLVGFTQLGLPADRIRPVDQFDTLVLREHRGHALGMLLKLENLAELASRHPGRPSVLTWNAEENRHMLAVNEEIGFQPMGYEGAWRLDLD